The following nucleotide sequence is from Populus nigra chromosome 15, ddPopNigr1.1, whole genome shotgun sequence.
CTTGGCTGGAATTTTTTGCCTTCTTCTCCCTCGCTCAGCTGAGACTCACAGGGGTTGATTCCCCATCCCCCACAAACCAGCCACCCGAAGACCAGCCCCTTCGTCTCCCTCCAGCTTCTTCACCCAAAACCATCCTTCCATCTCCAGTTTTCTGCCCACACAAGACAGCCCCTCACCTCCTCTCTCTTACTCCGATCTTCACTCATCAACCGGCCATAGAGCAACAACAGCCATGAATTAGCTCCCCCTTCCACAGATCCTCTCTCAGCTGCTCCCTTCTCCAGCCGCAGCGGCGCCTTCTTCATCCGGCAGCACCCAGCAGAGCTTTCCTTCTCCAGCTCCTCCCTCACAAATCGCCTTGCAGCCGACCTCCAGCAGCTGCAGCTTCTGCCCACAGCCGATAAACCCAGCTCTCTCTCCATCAACCGGCCTCCAGCGAGCACCACAACAGCAGCAGCTCCTCCCGAACAGCTTCCAGCGGCAGCAACCATCAGACAGCCTCCACACCGTCAGCTAGTAGCGCCGTTCATGCCCGGCCACGGATCCACCATCAGCCAGCAGCGCCGTCcgaagcagaggagaaggaGATGAAATCCATGAGACAGAGAAGAGATGAGGCAGGGAAGAGGAGCGgatctgaagaaaaaaaaaaaaagaagtggaGCAGATCTAAAAAACGAAGCcgattgaaaaacaaagaataagacTGAAATCAACTTGCTCTGTTGCGTTTTCTTGATTACTTTGCAGGTCACCACCGgcagagaagagaaaaggagaagaagctgAGCCGAACCCACCATTTTCCGgccacgcgccgccactgttcatGCCATCACAAAACTGGTCCCAGCACTGTTATGGATTTTTGGATggctgttttgtaattttagaattgtttaatgtaatttttgtttaatgtaatattggtttagtttggagttttttttgttgtaatttgtattttgtaaacatgtaagcaaaaaaaaaaaaaaaaagaaagagaaaaaatacagtaaagaaaaagaacagaaaaaaatacagtgaaggtatatgtgtgtttgtgtattttttttattttatgtgtgttattgaataaaaaaaatgaatttaatattttaatttatatgtacaaatatctaaaggacagataaaaatcatgttgtatttcccatgaaaatgtagaacatgtatctacatatattttaggaaccaataactgatttatcaaagtcttagaattgggctaaaattttatttttaaaaaacacatcaagtccacgaagcagcttaccttagggtgtgttaggggtgctaatacctttcctaaccacaaccagttccTTTcctgtgaatctctgacaagaccagtacatcaggtttcctagtagcccttaataaattactaggtggcgactccgaCGAACTAATCAAATCTAAACAAACAACgataaaatcgccagccgacgccgcgcgaattttttgacgtgcgacacccactatttttgtattttatatcatGGTAATTAAATGTTGCCTATTAACATAAATAAGGTGACTGTAAATTAGCGGCACAAGTCGTTCTTAcagaattatataaaattaaaaacggATATTAAGAATATTCATTAGCTTAAtgattataattcaaagttgATTGTTTCCTTGCcagaattatataaaattaaaaacggATAACCTCGACCTCTTTTATAAACATGTTCTTGCTTATCatcctttattaattttagaataatattgccaacatattattagttttttatttttatgatcacTTAATACCTTCAAATCAGTTTTCAAGATTAAGAACCGTTTGATtgctaaaaagtatttttttaaaagtgaattttagaaaagtaaattattttttgatgtttaatagtGTAATGggaaataagttggaaaacattttccagtgtatggttatatcatggaaaatgagctggaaaataatttattaatgttttatttttttcaagtttattaaaataatgagaaacaaatctaacaaatttaaaagttaaatgagaatgaaattgaaaaaaaaaatataataggttttaatattaactttcaatatatataaaatgaaagatattaagagttgattaatattgttaagctatacatgtttataaaaatcatttatattaaacatttgcaatatgtaaatattttgaatttaatattaataattataaaatttctatAGTTAATAAAGACTGATCTACTTTtgctctcttctctctcttttgctattgttctttcttcttcttcttttgaacTAACTtgtctctctttatttttttgtttctcatcTCTCAATCCTTCAAAATTCAAGATATGTAGCAATTTATGTTAGgaatattgatgaaaaattaaatataaccaGAAAACAAGTACAAACTAGTAAAGCATTTacattttcattgaaaaatgcatcatatattaatttattttatttaaacatgCAGTCTGCCAAACCCAATCCAAACCCAATCCAGAATACCAAGGCATCCTCTTATTAATTCACGTAGAAACTACTAGTCCTAAGCTTTATAAATCCAATTATAGAGCAATCAGTGAAGAAACTTCATTATTATATGTCACATGGAAgctaaaaacaaacacaaatgaAAATCAATATAACATTGCATTTAAACTTATTTAAATCTTGaaactaaaatacaaaaagatgCACTAAGGCTATGAAAACCCAAGTTTGGATAAAATAGAAAGATTGTCCACCAGAAAATAATAGCAATTGTTAATGATCacctcaataaaataaaaccaagctTGTCGCCAATATGGATTTATGTATAGAACTGCACCTATTACCAATAGCACCATGATGTATGCAACCCCAAAGGTCACATAGAAAACCTCAATATCCATGAAGCCATAATAATCTTCGTTGTTCTTATTTATTGAAGTTGGTGTTGGTGATGGTGGCATAGCTGGACCACATATTTTAGGTAGCGGTTCTCCACAAAGAAAAGGATTGTCTTTGTAGCAGCTCTCCTCAAAAGTGGCAAACTGTGCAACTCTCGCAGGAGTCTTGCCAGACAGATTATTATGTGCCACACTGAAAAATTCTAGAGAAAATAGCTCAGTAAGTCGAGGTGGGATTTCTCCATTTAGTTTGTTGTAGGAAAGATCCAAGCTCTCTATTTCCTTTAAGTTTGAAAATGTTGGTGGAATTGGTCCAGTCAAACTATTGTGCGAAAAGTTCAATACCTTGATCATACTGAGGTTTCCAATTCCAGTAGGAATCTCTCCAGTAAAATTGTTGCATGAGAAATCAATTCCTGTGAAGTACTGGATAATATTGCCTTTATAAAAAAGGGACACATTCTTCGTTGTAAACTCGAAAGATTGGTGTGATGAGGACACAGAACCAATAGAATTGTATTCAATAAATAAAGGATGAGTAGATATCATCCAAGAGAGGATGTTACCAGAAAGATAATTATGAGATAGATCAATCAAGGTTAATTGGTCCAACTTGCATAATTGAATTGGGATTTCACCTTCAAAATTGTTATAACTCAAGAGTAGAAATCTCAAGTTAGATAACTTGCCAATCCATTCTGGAATTCTACCAGTTAAATTATTATGAGAAAGATCTAATTGAATTATCTCAAAGGAGTCATCAAATGCCATTGTGATCGGTCCTTGCAACTTATTTCTAGACAAATAAACATATCTCAATTTTGAAGAAGTGCTGAATCTATACGGTAAAGAACCAGATAAATTGTTCCCTGATAGGTCCAAGAAGTCAAGAGAAGACATGTTACCTATCCATCCAAGGATCTGCCCTTGCAAATTATTGTTGGACAGGTCTAACACTTGTAGTGAGCTAAGGTTACCCAACGAGGAAGGAATGCTTCCATTCAAACCATTATCAGACATCAATAGAATTTCTAACCCTGGCAAATGATCTCCGATTTCTGAAGGGATTTGTCCTTCGAAGTAATTCATGGATATACTTAGTAATGACAAATCCACATGAGAATTCTTTGGCAACAAGAATGGACCCGAAAAAGAACAGTTTTCTAAATGAAGTTCTTGTAGGTATGTGTTGTTCTCAATCAACCAATTTGGAAACTCTCCTTTCATTTGGATGTTTGTAAGATCCATATATTTTAGACTCACCTGATGGTAAAGGAATTTGAAAAATGCTCTCGCACCTTGTCCACGACCTTTTAAATTAAGGAACTCTAACTGGAACTTTGGACTCAGATTATGATCATCTTCTTCTGCGTATATTTCATTACCCGACCCATCAAAAGACTTGAGTTTTGTAAGGTTGTATAATGGGCTCAATGACATAGGGATCTTCAAGTGATTAAAAGAGAGATCTAGTCGTTGAAGGGAAGTCAAATTTTCCAAACACGGAGGCAAGAAACCACTGAGATTATTGTTGTTGATTAACAGCTCTTGGATATGATTTAAGTCACAGAGGCCTGATCACATTATAATttagaaaacattaaaactCTGAGTgtctaatgaaaaatatataacctaaagagagagagagagagtaatcaACCTTACCCATGGTTTGGAAGATGCGATTGTCGAGAGTATTGTAACTCAAATCCAAAAGTTCCAAGTTCTTGAGATTAAGGAAGCCTGTCAcaatcaagaaattatattaacatagaaacaattaattataaaggaaatgaaagagcAAGAGTTATTAACCTTACCTTGGGCCATAGGTATTCGACCATCTAGTTTGCAACTTtgcaaaatcaaagttttaagaGAGGTCATCATTTTGATGGTTTGTAAGATGCTATTATTGAGAGTGTTGGAACTCAAATCCAAATATTCCAAGTTCTTAAGATGAAGGAAGCCTGCTAGaatcaagaaattatattaatgtaaaaggaattaaaattataaaggaaatgaaagagttAACAAGAAGTAATTATTGAATGAATTATATGGATCTcaattaagttgatttttaaatttggaATTTAGGTCTATCTTATTGGTCAATTTGCTGTTGTAAGTAAATTGCTATTGAGTTGGTTTTGGTCAGTTATTGGTTGGGTAATGtactttttatgcttttttacttttattttttaaggtttttttttaaatttaattgactcataattagtttctttttttattttttcagattaatATTAAACAAAGTCTCCCATGATTCCTTTGTTTAACTGTCCTATGAGGCAGTGGCGGAGCCAGGGGGAGGCTggcaggggcccgggcccctgcaaGGAAATTTTTCCCAGCCTCttcttttgtaaaataattaaaattttattttttttaaaatatttcttttaatttggccctccttacttttttcttcttgcttcGCCCTGCTATGAggttattaaatacaataattCATTACTTATTAATTAtggctaaaaaaactaaaatatgagAAGGGAAATGTAGAAATTGTAGAgttcaattaaaagaaagaattttcatatgtttgataaaaaaaaaacaccaatgtTAATTTATTCTCCTCCTAAAAAGAGCACTCCCTATATATATGAAGTtagaaattattgttttttatattatcattctATTTATATTACACCAAATGGTGTTGAGAGAGGGTAAAACTTGAATTGgattattattcattttaaatgGATGGTAGACTTTTAGAATAATAAAGATTTCaattaagttaatttctaaattttagatttaatttatattatgaatttaaattctaGTGGATTTGAGAATTCTCCAAAACTTGTATAAAAGAGGAATTCTATGCAGATAAATCTAATCATAGCAGGTATATAAAGAAGTAAAATGGTCTATGATAAGTAATAGTGGAGTTGAAATTTGTTAATTTACCTCCATAAGGTACAGTGATATTGAGTTGTTTCAAAGACAAATTTTTTAGAGAAGGCAATGCTCCAAGGTTTTGAAGGGAGTTTTCATCCAGAGAACATCCGTCCAGATACAACTCTTTCAAAGAGCTTAGATTTTGGAACTCTGTTCAAAAGTagcaaattgtattttttaattaaacctaaatatataaatactatatataatatataacttACCTAATATTCTTCCTCTAAAATCATTGTAGCTCAGATAGAGTGTTGTGAGGGTTGGGAATGCTATTAATGATTGCAATAACTGGAAGCTGCTTCCATAGGTTGTGATATTTTCTAGGTAtagagcactcaagtttcttggACCTGCAAGTTAGGAAAGAAACGTATAGAAAGGCTTTCCGAAAgcaaagataattaattaatattgtattGATGGGCTCATGTATTATTTCATGCTACCATTTTGTAACGTGAATGTGTTTCTAATTACCTCTTGAGGCCACCAATTTGTTAATATCATTGCCGCTCAAATCCAAGGTCTCCAAGCTGCTCAAAGATTCTtgatatttgtaaaaaatattaattaattaattaattcactacaaaacaaaatttgtgttttttttttaaattaaatttaatatagaaaaaataagaacataaaaaactaaccttttaaatttattaacccTTCCAGCCTATTATAATCTAAATATAGTGATTTAAGAGATGAAAATCCCtccataaatgataaaatattgttGTCGAAACGATTAACTCCCAAGTCAATGTACTCTAAATTGCTCACTTTCTGGAACTCATAACCACcacctatataaaaaataaacaaattaagacttcatgtaaaaaaaataaaaaaagatattattgaagtaatttaattatgattgaTCAAGAGCCATGTAAAGAGGCTGAGGCGATGAAAGTGAGAGTAAGATGAGTAATTGCTACAGTGTTGATGTcatgattataataatattggtgATGTTATAGTGTTGATGCCATGATTATGTTAATAATGTAAAGAATTAAACAACACCTTATTATGCTTTCTATTTTCTTCGATGGAGAACCAAAATAAtactaatttgattaatttaaaaaaactaatataaatattatgtaatACTTAAGAGAGCAAACCTTTCTTCTCAACCCAACCAGCTATACGATTGCGTGACAAGTCGAGCCAATAAAGTTCTTGGAAAGGAAGAAAGAGGGAGGCGTTTAAGTACCAATCTCCCAGTTCCTGATTCCTTACGCCGTCAAGAGCGAGTGCGGTGAGTCGACCTGCACTGCTGCTGCACTCAATACGTTCCCAATAACAACAGTGGGCGTCACCTTTTATCCAGGAGGGAAGGGAGGTGCCATTGGGATAGTTAAAAGCATCTTTCAGGTTAAGCAGAGCGATTCTCTCTTCCTCCAAGCAACCAAGAGGCTGCCATCCTTGCAAGGAAACCATCATAATTGCTAAAGCCATCAACATCTGAAGGAACAGCCCCATCTTAATATCAAATACAAATGGTGATCGAGGAGGTTCAGGCTTTTATAGAGGACTTCACGGACCCATGCCGTGGAAAAAACTGCATGATGACAGTGGTCTCTATGACCCATCTCATGGTGGAAAATTTGTTGCAATGTCCTCCATCaaaatcctttttgttttgatataaattataaaatacttaTTTCGTATACCCTTGAATTAGGAAGATTAAAATACAGTTGAAAggattctatatatatatagaatccTTTCAACTGTATTTTAATcttcctaatatatatatatatatatatattcaatgatCACTCAATATCTTTATATAATtagttttcaagttttgagatatAAGCTCATAGCTCTTTTCTCTTTAAAGACAACAAATATACCACAAGATTAAAAgactattttatatttcattaaaataaataaataaattacttatatgattactctcttttttcataaacaaataaattgacTTCATGCGTTAATAACATTTAAGGATTTTTTCCAATCAAATAATcaagtttgttttaatttaaaaacattttttatttaacaatataattattattttggaggGAACTTTTTCTCCAAGAAAACTCAAACTCTATGTTATTTTGTCAAAGTCACATCATCGACGATTGGTATAATgatatgagaaaataaaagtttatatactaaaatcaataaaaagtgAAAGTAATTGATTTAATAACATCGCAACCATATGTATTTTGTGGAtcagaaatattaaaataatttatttttaagctaTAATTGTGTATTCGGTCCTCTATTCATGTATATGtggaaaatgataattttaatataattcgcATCCTAGAAATGTTGTGAGTGTCACATTATGGAGAATAGGTTTTGATTGATTGGAAAAAAACTGCTTGATGGCAACGGTCTCCCATCCCATGGGCCCATCCCCGCGtgattcaatatttgattgattgacaTCCGCAAATTGTTGCTTCTTTTCTGGCATTGATGCCCCAACCCTTTAAGTAAAATCCACATCGAAGACTTCCATCGTTCACTTATTTCTCGTGTTTAAATTGTCTCTTTTCATGCAAGTTCTCAATAAATATTGTAGGCTCTGTCATATTTAAATGTTTAtttggtaatattttttaattaaaaatatttttaattactattttttatttttgatattagcatataaaaattatgaaaaaatatctaaaaaaattaatttaatatttaagtatatatttaattgatacaATGTTTATTAATTCAATGTTCACAATATCTGAATTgatacatttaatatatatatatatatatatatatattagggtaGAAAATGAGCTGCGTACCATTAaccttttattcatgtttttttccccCAAAAAGACTTAGACTTTGACTGACGGTCTACCTTCTAAGAAGGGATACAAGTTTtctgttatttactttttaagcttttttttatatgtagtgTTAGTTCTTAATAGAATTAGGTAGAAATTAACACGGTAAAATTGACAGTTCCACTAATTCTTCTCCACACAtcaaccttcttttttttttgttggaagcaACAGGATAAACTTATTTTAAACGCGTTACTCTCTTCTCTTTTAATGGATGTATTATATCTTGTGGTAGATTGACAAACCTCTCATTATGTTTGGCATACTCTTAAGCAAACTCTTGTCTTTACGTTTAATTTTCACATTATGCAACTTCATGGATTTTTTCAAGATCTTCGGCAAGGTGATGCTTCGGTTGCTATGCATATGCAGCAAGCAAAATCCttatttgatgaattggttGTTGCTGGGCGACCAATTTCTCTTGAATATTTCAACCTCTATGTTTTTCGTGGCCTTCATGGtgagttcaaagacttggtaacCAGCCTCGCAACCAAGGCAGAACCTTTGTCGTATGTAGATGTTTATAGTCATCTCCTTACCCATGAGTTTCTTCACAAGACCTCCCTTCAATTCATGGTTATCAACCCACCTTTGTTGCCTACACTACCTCTATTACCTTCAGCCAATCTTGCCCGGTATCAAACAACCCTAGCTTCAGCCGTAACAAAGTTCATTTTTGTAACATCTCTATTTTCAAGATCAACACATCAATcatgaaaagggaaaaacatatgaatattttttttttctgaattcaTACAAAGTTTACCAAGATTTCAGCAGAATCTCCCCTATACTAGGAGGTCCAAGTTATCAACAAGTCACCTATACACATCCATTATTCATTACTTACACACATTCCAATCATTTCAAGTCTCAAACATTATATTAGTCAAGAGTACGAACACTATATTACAAATATTCATCCTTTAAAGTcgaacataaattaatttttacataaaaaaataaatatacattgAGATTACAGGTACATAATAATACAATTTACATTTAGACATTTGATTTAAAGGATTCTACTACAACTCAAGTCATATAGTTCCATGAAAgacaaaaaacatcaatgttatagagaatttaaaataacacaaaaactaGAGGATTTAAAATAGTACTCTTATTGTGAATATGATGGACCTGCAACAATATAATATTtggaaataattatattaaaagcaATAAGGTTATAGAGAAGAGAAAACAACGATATATAAATATGTATATTCAATGCTACATACTATCATAATTTCTTACAATTCTCATCTAATGCTTCTAAGTTTATTGTTTCGGGAATCACTAAATAATTCCCTCCTCCCTTTTCATTCCATAAATTTTAACCAATGTCCTCATCTTTAGGGCTGAAGGGATAATTCCTTCAAGATGTTGATCCTCATTTCATTAACACCTTCAATTATTCCCCATCGAGGATATCATTATAACACTTCTTTCCCAAAACCTAGAAGGAGATGCTGACACTAATGAATTAGTCGCCCATATCGGGACCAACTACTCAAGTTCATTGTAATGTCGACATCAACACAATCGATTGATATCATTGGTTATTTCCAACCCGAAATAGTCAATTAATTTTCCATAACACCTTGGAATATTTTTAGGAATGCCGATGTTAAAGATTCTTCACATCATTAGCTTCCATATCAGGAATAACTAATTAAGTTTCATATGATTGTCGATATCGATTGTTGCAACCCATTTTTAGGTCCCCAcacaaaaaaggagaaaatacaaaaaaaatattcggaagaaaagcaaaaaataattgcaatgaGAAAGGATTCCAGAGCGCTCGGAAAATGATCGGAAATTGGTTAAGGAGGttcaaaatacaaagattggaatTTGACAGTAGATTATTGACTAGTGAGAGCCctgttaatgaaaaaaattgaatttcaggaagaaaagtccaaaatcaaatgtttatggactcaattaaattttattgaaggtttaattgaatttatagagggtttgtttgcaagaaaaaaaatatttttaaggcaatttgggttttaattgaaagaaattaaagttctgggatcaaattataatttttgagagttgatttggtcaaatcaggggcttaattgtataaatattaaagtttgatggccaattagggacataattgaagaaatccataAACCAAAGACCAAACtagaaaaggcgcgtaaatagaGGGGCTAAAATTTGTTCGAATTaaaggctaaattgaagaaatttgaagtttatggatcaattgagggtcaaattgcacaaattcaaaaccaaggactGACATGAAAAAGGCGGTCAACTTCAGGATCGACGATTGAATTTGGCAGGGACGCAATTGAgttgattcttaaaatcaagaTTGCAATTAAGgactttattaaataaatcataaattgagGACTTATTTGGACTCTGACATGTTTTTGGTGTCatttccttttaaatgaaacaacgCATTTTGGGTAAAACGACGTTGTTTCATCCACTATAAAAAAAGAGccaaaacaatgtcattttgaACGGCACTATaggtcttcttcttcccctgagAGCGCGAGGCAAAGGAAGAAGAAGTATTTTTCCCCTGCATCTgctcctctccctctctcctgaAACCTAGAAAACCGATAAAGATCCCCACTTGCTTAAACTCTGACCCGTGGCCTACCACCAgatgaaaaaaacagaggggacAAGCCCCTCGGCATCCTTGAGGTGTCTGCCCAATGGCCACCCTGCCCCTGTGCCATGATTGGACAGGGGTAGTAGCCCTTTATCCCCCATTTTCCACTTATAAATACCAGGGGAGAG
It contains:
- the LOC133674023 gene encoding receptor-like protein 9a, producing MGLFLQMLMALAIMMVSLQGWQPLGCLEEERIALLNLKDAFNYPNGTSLPSWIKGDAHCCYWERIECSSSAGRLTALALDGVRNQELGDWYLNASLFLPFQELYWLDLSRNRIAGWVEKKGGGYEFQKVSNLEYIDLGVNRFDNNILSFMEGFSSLKSLYLDYNRLEGLINLKG
- the LOC133674022 gene encoding cuscuta receptor 1-like — protein: SGLCDLNHIQELLINNNNLSGFLPPCLENLTSLQRLDLSFNHLKIPMSLSPLYNLTKLKSFDGSGNEIYAEEDDHNLSPKFQLEFLNLKGRGQGARAFFKFLYHQVSLKYMDLTNIQMKGEFPNWLIENNTYLQELHLENCSFSGPFLLPKNSHVDLSLLSISMNYFEGQIPSEIGDHLPGLEILLMSDNGLNGSIPSSLGNLSSLQVLDLSNNNLQGQILGWIGNMSSLDFLDLSGNNLSGSLPYRFSTSSKLRYVYLSRNKLQGPITMAFDDSFEIIQLDLSHNNLTGRIPEWIGKLSNLRFLLLSYNNFEGEIPIQLCKLDQLTLIDLSHNYLSGNILSWMISTHPLFIEYNSIGSVSSSHQSFEFTTKNVSLFYKGNIIQYFTGIDFSCNNFTGEIPTGIGNLSMIKVLNFSHNSLTGPIPPTFSNLKEIESLDLSYNKLNGEIPPRLTELFSLEFFSVAHNNLSGKTPARVAQFATFEESCYKDNPFLCGEPLPKICGPAMPPSPTPTSINKNNEDYYGFMDIEVFYVTFGVAYIMVLLVIGAVLYINPYWRQAWFYFIEVIINNCYYFLVDNLSILSKLGFS